Genomic segment of Ralstonia pickettii:
AACGGGAATCCGCAGACATCCCGCCGGGAGGCGACTGAAATCAAGGCTCGCGGCGACGGACTGCCCGCGGATGGGGATCGATCAGATTCGCAAGCGTGCTGTTGCGAGGTAGATGGGCCCAGGCACTGCAACGGGCCGATGGGCCGTCCGGGTAACCGGTCCGGCATGAGGCGTTGGAGGTAGAACGTGTATGAGCCCGATGGCAGCGGGCAACATGCCAAGATCGTGAGCATGGCCGTTGGCATCCGCCCAATGGCGCCCATCGTGCCGATGGTCCGCGCAAAGCGCAGGCTGCGCCTCGTCCATGTCCTGGCAGTTCACGACGGAAACGGCCATCGCCGAGGCATCCACCATGGTCCCTGACCCGGGCGGGCAAACGTATCCCGCAATCGCCACGCGCGTGAACAACACCGTCGCGAGCAACGCTAGCGCAAGCAACCGAGCGAGGGGGTGATGGTGATGCTTCATGTATCCCTGCAAACAGGTGCGTTCAGTCTAGGCCCGCCAAAACTTGACCACAAGGCGGGCACGAATGGGGGACCATAGGCGGTGGGCATGATCTTCATCCAAAATGCAGCGCCTAAGGCACCTGCGCGCGCAACCGCAGCGCATTGGCAATCACTGACACCGAACTCAGGCTCATGGCCAATGCCGCGATCATCGGCGACAGCAGCCACCCCGTGAATGGATACAGCAGGCCAGCGGCCAGCGGGATGCCCAGCGCGTTGTAGACGAACGCAAATCCCAGGTTCTGTTTCATATTGGCAATGGTGGCTTGCGACAGTTCCCGCGCGCGCGCAAGACCGCGCAGGTCGCCCTTGACCAGCGTCACCTGGGCGCTGTGCATCGCCACATCGGTACCGGTTCCCATAGCGATGCCGACATCGGCTTTGGCCAGGGCTGGCGCATCGTTGATGCCGTCGCCGGCCATTGCCACCACGTGGCCTTCGGCTTGAAGTTTTGCGACCAGCGCCAGCTTGTCAGCCGGTTTGACCTCGCCGTGAAACTCCTCAATGCCAAGACGGCCGCCCACGGCTCGCGCTGTGGCGATGCTGTCGCCGCTGGCCATCACCACGCGAATCCCGGCCGCTTTGAGCGCCGCTAGCGCTTCGGGCGTGTTGGCCTTGATCGGGTCCGAGACCGCAAGCAGCCCCGCCAACTTCCGGTCAACGGCCAAGTACATGACGCTGGCGCCGCGCTGGCGCAAGGCATCGGCCTGCAGCGCCAACGGTTCGGTACTTACATGTTCCTGCCGCATCAGGGCAGCGTTGCCGAGGATGAGCTGGTCGCCGTCGACCTGACCCCGCACGCCCATGCCTGCATCTGCTGTGAATTGCTCCACTTTCCCCAAAGCCAGGCTGCGCTCGCGCGCCGCTGTGACAATGGTGGCCGCCAGCGGGTGTTCGCTGCCCTGGTCTAGACTCGCTGCTAGTCGGATCACTTCGATCTCAGTGAATGGGCCGACGCCTAGCGCCTGCTCGAAAGCCGGATGGCCCTCGGTCAGTGTGCCGGTCTTGTCGACGATCAGGGTGTCGACCTTGCGGAACTGCTCGATGGCCGCCGCATCGCGGAACAGAATGCCCTGGGTTGCCGCCTTGCCGCTGGCCACCATGATCGACATCGGAGTCGCCAGCCCCAGCGCACATGGACAGGCGATGATCAGCACGGCCACCGCATGGACCAGCCCAAAGACCCAGCTCGGCTCGGGACCGAAGAATCCCCAACCAAAGAAAGCAAGCACGGCGATGGCCACCACCACCAGCACGAACACGCCGGCCACCTGGTCCGCCATGCGCTGCATGGGCGCCTTCGAGCGCTGGGCCTGGGCCACCATCTGCACGATCTGCGACAGCACCGTTTGGGCACCGACTTTTTCCGAGCGCATTACCAGGCTACCCGACGTATTGAGCGTGGCACCGATCACGTGGTCGCCAGGGCGCTTGGAAACGGGCAATGGCTCACCGGTGATCATCGATTCGTTGATGGCGCTTGCTCCTTCGGTCACGACGCCATCGGTTGGCACCTTCTCGCCCGGTCGAATTCGCAGCAAGTCGCCGACATGCACGTGCGTGAGCGGAATATCCTCCTCGCTGCCATCCGGCTTGATG
This window contains:
- a CDS encoding heavy metal translocating P-type ATPase, coding for MSDQQQHPHMSSPAPGHDGEPERAQGGGHQHATATRLTLVTATEERDPVCGMTVKPNTPYQSSYAGTRYSFCGAACQQKFEADPTRYTHPHVASAADTANAAPDTVYTCPMHPEIRQDHPGSCPKCGMALEPAMPSLEADENPELAAFRRRFWWTLPLTIAVVALVMLGGRVKGVAPAAQGWVELALSTPVVLWAGFPIYARCLQSFRNRSPNMWTLIGLGTGAAFIYSVAATVAPELFPRSFVVHGRIAVYFEAAAVIISLTLLGQIFELKARSQTSAAIKSLLGLAPKTARRIKPDGSEEDIPLTHVHVGDLLRIRPGEKVPTDGVVTEGASAINESMITGEPLPVSKRPGDHVIGATLNTSGSLVMRSEKVGAQTVLSQIVQMVAQAQRSKAPMQRMADQVAGVFVLVVVAIAVLAFFGWGFFGPEPSWVFGLVHAVAVLIIACPCALGLATPMSIMVASGKAATQGILFRDAAAIEQFRKVDTLIVDKTGTLTEGHPAFEQALGVGPFTEIEVIRLAASLDQGSEHPLAATIVTAARERSLALGKVEQFTADAGMGVRGQVDGDQLILGNAALMRQEHVSTEPLALQADALRQRGASVMYLAVDRKLAGLLAVSDPIKANTPEALAALKAAGIRVVMASGDSIATARAVGGRLGIEEFHGEVKPADKLALVAKLQAEGHVVAMAGDGINDAPALAKADVGIAMGTGTDVAMHSAQVTLVKGDLRGLARARELSQATIANMKQNLGFAFVYNALGIPLAAGLLYPFTGWLLSPMIAALAMSLSSVSVIANALRLRAQVP